A DNA window from Niabella yanshanensis contains the following coding sequences:
- a CDS encoding aldo/keto reductase has translation MKFSSDRYTQMQYRRCGESGILLPAISLGLWHNFGDVDDPKVYRKTLHTAFDNGITHFDLANNYGPPPGSAETNFGKILHTDFKDHRDELIISSKAGYTMWDGPYGDWGSKKYLVSSLDQSLKRMKLDYVDIFYHHRPDPGTPLEETMSALDLIVRQGKALYVGISNYKAPEAKKAIHMLKKMGTPCLIHQPKYSMYERWVEDGLLDLLGKEGVGCIPFSPLAQGLLTNKYLKGIPRNSRAAKSHGFLQKEAITEERVDQLKKLNEIASDRGQSLAQMALAWLLKDKRVTSVLVGASSAAQLLDSLKCLNNTSFDKIELNGIEGILKS, from the coding sequence ATGAAATTTTCTTCTGACCGGTATACCCAAATGCAATATCGCCGTTGTGGCGAATCGGGTATTTTATTGCCTGCAATATCGTTAGGCTTATGGCACAACTTTGGGGATGTGGATGACCCTAAAGTATATCGTAAAACATTGCATACGGCCTTTGATAATGGCATTACGCATTTCGATCTGGCTAACAATTACGGGCCTCCTCCGGGAAGCGCTGAAACAAATTTCGGCAAAATATTACATACCGATTTTAAAGATCATCGGGATGAGCTGATCATTTCATCCAAAGCCGGCTACACTATGTGGGATGGGCCTTACGGAGATTGGGGCAGCAAAAAATACCTGGTGAGCAGCCTGGACCAAAGCCTGAAGCGAATGAAGCTGGATTATGTCGATATTTTTTACCATCACCGCCCCGATCCGGGTACGCCGCTGGAAGAAACGATGTCGGCATTAGATCTGATTGTGCGGCAAGGTAAAGCCCTGTATGTAGGTATTTCTAATTATAAAGCACCTGAAGCAAAGAAAGCCATTCATATGCTGAAGAAAATGGGTACGCCATGCCTTATTCACCAACCCAAGTATTCTATGTATGAGCGCTGGGTAGAAGACGGCTTGCTGGATCTGCTTGGAAAAGAAGGGGTAGGCTGTATACCTTTTTCGCCATTGGCGCAGGGTTTGTTGACTAACAAGTATCTAAAAGGAATTCCGCGTAATTCGAGAGCCGCCAAATCTCATGGGTTCTTACAAAAAGAAGCGATTACAGAAGAACGTGTTGACCAATTAAAAAAATTGAACGAAATTGCAAGTGACAGGGGGCAGAGTCTTGCCCAGATGGCCCTGGCATGGTTGCTGAAAGATAAAAGAGTGACCTCTGTATTGGTTGGCGCCAGTAGTGCAGCGCAGTTGCTGGATTCTCTGAAATGCTTGAACAATACTAGTTTTGATAAAATCGAGCTGAATGGAATAGAAGGTATTCTTAAGTCGTAA
- a CDS encoding NAD(P)/FAD-dependent oxidoreductase, which translates to MNDELYDVIIVGGRIAGASLAARLGAAGLKVLILEKDMMPGRTVVSCPLLLSSGMQLLDEIGIDESLYAPDNTRFAGVALEMSEYFRTFVEIPDVHGRHFLYGIDRQILDEAIWRNLERFPSVTQLENFSVRELLVDEDGKVSGVTGMYKGGESKTFSAGAVIGADGRHSVVARKANASITEEVKQYNTAVYYAYWEGVAPYKAQDKEWIQIHSGCNGFSAVVIPASRGLTGVLAQCRHDYFNAPAGADEWYHSTIASFPRVAQRLKNAHQVTPLSGMKNVSNLFRQAAGNGWTLVGDAYHQKDSYDAQGIYDALLGAKILALQLIDWKEGKKDWGAAMQAYNREVYDALHPMFRSTLDRLKREMFTCPSPKLANGLLRWVLTNKKYRERFGLLATRNISPKNWASPGVMISAILNGAVADLRRKPNQAVWWTLPELKP; encoded by the coding sequence ATGAATGACGAATTATATGATGTGATTATCGTTGGTGGCCGGATAGCAGGAGCCTCCCTGGCTGCAAGGCTGGGTGCTGCCGGATTAAAAGTGTTGATATTGGAAAAAGATATGATGCCCGGCCGTACAGTGGTGTCCTGTCCGTTGCTGTTAAGCAGCGGTATGCAGCTGCTGGATGAAATCGGCATTGACGAATCTTTATATGCACCCGATAATACCCGTTTTGCAGGCGTAGCATTAGAAATGAGCGAGTACTTCAGGACTTTTGTAGAAATACCGGATGTGCATGGTCGTCATTTCTTATATGGAATAGACCGGCAGATTCTGGATGAAGCAATATGGAGAAACCTGGAACGTTTTCCTTCTGTAACTCAACTGGAAAACTTTTCGGTAAGGGAATTATTGGTTGACGAAGATGGAAAGGTCTCTGGTGTTACAGGCATGTACAAAGGAGGTGAATCTAAAACTTTTTCGGCTGGGGCGGTAATTGGTGCAGATGGCAGACATAGTGTGGTTGCCAGAAAGGCTAATGCCTCCATCACTGAAGAAGTAAAGCAGTATAATACAGCCGTATATTATGCTTACTGGGAGGGTGTTGCGCCTTACAAGGCGCAGGACAAAGAATGGATACAAATACATTCGGGGTGTAATGGCTTTAGTGCAGTAGTAATACCGGCGAGCAGGGGACTTACAGGCGTTCTGGCCCAATGCAGACATGATTATTTCAACGCACCTGCCGGCGCAGATGAATGGTATCATAGCACCATCGCGTCTTTCCCAAGAGTAGCACAGAGATTGAAAAATGCCCATCAGGTAACTCCATTAAGTGGTATGAAAAATGTCAGCAATCTTTTCCGGCAGGCCGCTGGCAATGGTTGGACATTGGTTGGTGATGCCTATCATCAAAAAGACTCTTACGATGCTCAGGGTATCTATGATGCTTTACTGGGTGCTAAAATACTGGCATTGCAGCTTATAGATTGGAAGGAAGGTAAAAAAGACTGGGGCGCAGCCATGCAGGCTTACAACCGTGAAGTATATGATGCGCTGCATCCTATGTTCAGGTCTACACTTGATCGCCTAAAAAGAGAAATGTTTACGTGTCCTTCACCGAAACTGGCCAATGGATTGTTGCGTTGGGTGCTCACCAATAAAAAGTACCGGGAACGGTTTGGCTTGCTGGCAACCAGGAATATTTCCCCTAAAAACTGGGCGTCTCCCGGTGTTATGATTTCAGCTATATTGAACGGAGCTGTAGCCGATCTTCGCAGAAAACCTAATCAGGCGGTGTGGTGGACATTGCCGGAGCTTAAGCCCTGA
- the dacB gene encoding D-alanyl-D-alanine carboxypeptidase/D-alanyl-D-alanine endopeptidase: MAFLFVFCVNVLCVYAQDHQGLKQAMDEFNDDPQLKFALAGLYVINEQTGEPVLEQNAYTGLAPASTEKIVTAATALDVLGKDFTYETRFGIVNTGKGKSLYIQASGDPTLGSWRWDSTKEEVILAAIKNAVKEKGVKQLESIIVSSKDWIADDGLPSRWTWEDIGQYYGAGSQGLNWRENQFDLIVKSGANIGDPVTVLRTKPFLYNYKIISEARAAGKETGDESSLYYPSKGNAYSVLKGTIPAGKNDFVIAGSIYDPSRQFAKTIINELKGIVVVKENIQLTGKRYDNIDWLYTHTSPTMAKIVYWFLRKSVNLYGEALIRTIALKTKGEATTEKGVEAVQEYWKTRGIDPEEMHLYDGSGLSPQNRITPHAEVAVLKYAKAQSWYPDFYDGIPLYNDMKMKSGTINRVKGFTGYHKSKVGKEYIFSMIVNNYNGSQLSLIRKMYQVLDQLK, from the coding sequence ATGGCTTTTCTATTTGTATTCTGTGTGAACGTTTTATGTGTTTACGCGCAGGACCATCAGGGTTTAAAGCAAGCTATGGATGAGTTTAATGATGATCCCCAATTAAAGTTTGCGCTGGCAGGTTTATATGTAATTAATGAACAAACAGGCGAGCCGGTTTTGGAACAAAATGCTTACACGGGCCTGGCACCTGCTTCCACAGAAAAAATAGTTACCGCGGCTACCGCCCTGGATGTTCTGGGAAAAGATTTTACTTATGAAACCAGGTTTGGTATTGTTAATACTGGTAAGGGCAAAAGCCTTTATATACAGGCGTCTGGAGATCCCACTTTGGGGAGCTGGCGTTGGGATAGCACGAAAGAAGAAGTGATATTGGCGGCCATAAAAAATGCGGTAAAAGAAAAAGGCGTTAAACAGTTGGAGTCCATTATCGTCAGCAGCAAAGATTGGATCGCTGATGATGGCCTGCCTTCGCGCTGGACCTGGGAAGATATCGGGCAATATTATGGAGCAGGTTCGCAGGGATTGAACTGGCGCGAGAATCAATTCGACCTGATCGTAAAGTCGGGCGCTAATATTGGAGATCCGGTAACTGTTTTAAGAACGAAACCATTTCTTTATAACTACAAAATTATATCCGAAGCAAGAGCTGCAGGCAAAGAGACCGGAGATGAGTCCAGTTTGTATTATCCATCCAAAGGAAACGCCTATAGTGTGTTAAAAGGCACGATACCTGCCGGTAAAAACGATTTTGTAATAGCCGGTTCTATATATGACCCTTCCCGGCAATTTGCCAAAACCATCATTAACGAGTTGAAGGGTATTGTTGTAGTTAAAGAAAATATACAGTTAACGGGTAAGCGTTATGATAATATAGATTGGCTTTATACACATACTTCGCCAACAATGGCTAAAATAGTTTACTGGTTCTTACGAAAAAGTGTAAATCTTTATGGCGAAGCGCTAATAAGAACAATAGCACTAAAGACGAAAGGGGAAGCCACTACTGAAAAAGGAGTAGAGGCGGTACAGGAGTATTGGAAAACCAGGGGTATAGACCCTGAGGAAATGCATTTGTATGACGGATCAGGATTGTCTCCTCAAAACAGGATTACACCACACGCAGAGGTAGCTGTTTTAAAGTATGCAAAAGCGCAGTCCTGGTACCCCGACTTTTATGATGGTATACCTCTTTACAATGACATGAAAATGAAAAGCGGAACGATTAATCGCGTGAAAGGTTTTACGGGCTATCACAAGTCGAAGGTGGGCAAAGAGTATATTTTTTCTATGATTGTTAATAATTACAACGGCAGCCAGCTTTCTTTAATCAGGAAAATGTATCAGGTTTTGGATCAATTAAAATAG
- a CDS encoding tetratricopeptide repeat protein, whose translation MKKTLIILLLLAGKLSAQPVCNAFLYMNDTLQYKACKLVEDIDEKYYQFSKEFQMLYDSALVICPYFSWGYREKSVAYLKSGDFITWKKLIDKAVLYDTLLNLGYRAWCRYEFFRDYEGAIADIDLLETKTPEIGWGINGNYHLTVTKAICYSELGQGAKAIDILSTYLQKAHPVGLYDYYQLGAIYFKNKDYTRSASAFRKQIEHHELAEAHSYLSLIYKKFHTDSLANQELQQARQLKAEGKKLRMVYTHHSNTIFF comes from the coding sequence ATGAAAAAGACACTTATAATCCTCTTGTTACTTGCAGGAAAACTTTCCGCACAGCCTGTTTGCAATGCATTTCTTTATATGAACGATACATTGCAGTACAAGGCGTGTAAGTTGGTAGAAGATATCGATGAAAAGTATTACCAGTTCTCTAAAGAATTTCAAATGCTTTATGATTCTGCCTTGGTGATATGCCCGTATTTTTCGTGGGGATACAGGGAAAAAAGCGTCGCTTACCTGAAGAGCGGCGATTTCATTACCTGGAAAAAACTAATCGACAAAGCCGTGCTATACGACACGCTGCTAAACCTGGGTTACAGGGCCTGGTGCCGGTATGAGTTCTTCAGAGACTATGAGGGAGCTATTGCAGACATTGACCTGTTGGAAACTAAAACGCCGGAAATTGGCTGGGGAATAAATGGCAATTATCATCTCACAGTAACGAAAGCCATCTGCTACAGTGAACTGGGGCAGGGCGCAAAAGCCATTGACATTTTAAGCACCTACCTTCAGAAGGCACACCCTGTTGGTTTATACGATTACTATCAGTTAGGCGCTATTTATTTCAAAAACAAGGACTATACACGGTCGGCGAGTGCCTTTCGAAAGCAAATAGAGCACCATGAGCTGGCGGAGGCGCACTCCTACTTAAGCCTTATCTATAAAAAATTCCATACGGATAGTCTGGCCAACCAGGAACTGCAACAGGCCAGGCAGCTGAAGGCCGAAGGTAAAAAGTTACGCATGGTTTACACGCATCACTCTAATACGATATTTTTTTAA
- a CDS encoding DUF6528 family protein — translation MKKNFKIAFVLLIASLIAVTIRAQADLVACGGDQVVMIDSRKSTPGKAHITWTWKVGDAVDLPGEYRKIMVPLDECKPVKGGKQLLITSSGGGVALLDVASKKVLFYANAPMAHSTEMLPGGKIAVALSTHAMGNSLELYDSKKSAQRLFRDSLYSGHGVVWNGKLQRLFALGFDELRSYRLADWNSVKPLLVLERSWKLPDEGGHDLSTVNDNEMIVSTHRNVFKFDIKKQQFAVFEPLAGKHDIKSANYNKATQRLVYTQAEQSWWTFNIYSINPSQVISIPDIKLYKVRILK, via the coding sequence ATGAAGAAGAATTTTAAAATAGCTTTTGTGTTGCTTATTGCCTCGCTGATAGCAGTTACTATCAGAGCGCAGGCGGACCTGGTGGCCTGTGGCGGCGATCAAGTAGTGATGATCGATAGCCGGAAGTCAACACCGGGTAAAGCGCATATTACCTGGACCTGGAAAGTAGGAGATGCAGTGGACCTTCCAGGGGAGTATCGGAAAATAATGGTGCCGCTGGATGAGTGCAAACCTGTAAAGGGAGGGAAACAATTGTTGATTACCTCTTCAGGTGGCGGGGTGGCATTGTTAGATGTTGCCTCGAAAAAGGTGCTGTTTTATGCCAACGCACCAATGGCGCACTCGACCGAAATGCTACCCGGCGGGAAGATAGCAGTGGCTTTATCAACTCATGCTATGGGTAACAGCCTAGAACTGTATGATAGTAAGAAAAGCGCGCAGCGATTATTCAGAGATTCTCTTTACTCCGGCCACGGTGTAGTTTGGAATGGAAAGCTGCAAAGGCTTTTTGCCCTGGGTTTTGATGAGTTGCGATCGTATCGGCTGGCGGACTGGAATAGTGTAAAACCATTACTGGTATTAGAGAGGAGTTGGAAGCTACCTGATGAAGGGGGCCATGATCTTTCTACTGTAAATGACAATGAAATGATCGTAAGTACGCATCGTAATGTTTTTAAATTTGATATTAAAAAGCAACAATTTGCCGTTTTTGAACCTCTTGCCGGCAAGCACGATATTAAGTCCGCTAATTATAATAAAGCTACTCAAAGGCTGGTATATACGCAAGCTGAGCAAAGCTGGTGGACTTTTAATATTTACAGCATTAATCCCAGCCAGGTCATCAGTATTCCGGATATAAAGCTGTACAAAGTGCGAATACTAAAATAG
- a CDS encoding CinA family nicotinamide mononucleotide deamidase-related protein has translation MSEINASVITIGDELLIGQTIDTNSAFIGQELNKAGIWVKRRVAVGDVYSDIWNALDEEKKYSRLIIITGGLGPTADDITKPLLCDYFNTRLVRNETVLAHIHHLFVNVYKRKVALSEANIRQADLPESCTVLHNEHGSAAGMWFETENRNGEKVIVISMPGVPYEMKKILVNEALPRITAYFGGDIVIHKVLSTFGMGESMVAEKLATLESQLPSYIKLAYLPGYGMVKLRLTGRGNDRIQLEEEMSRFYQQLKAPLKHITIAENDDTLEMIIGQLLQKQQKKMATAESCTGGYIAHLITSLPKSSSHFNGSAVTYNNKAKENILGVNHETLETQGAVSEETAIQMVAGALERFDADYALATTGIMGPASDNDEKPVGTVWIAAGNRQHIVTKQLNLGYDRQRNIQSTALQALNLLRKFVIDQGGKE, from the coding sequence ATGAGTGAGATCAATGCCTCTGTCATCACCATTGGAGATGAATTACTAATAGGACAGACTATAGACACCAATAGCGCTTTTATTGGGCAGGAATTAAACAAAGCCGGAATATGGGTAAAACGGCGTGTAGCTGTGGGCGACGTATACAGCGATATATGGAATGCATTAGACGAAGAGAAAAAGTACTCCCGGCTGATCATTATAACCGGGGGACTGGGACCAACGGCAGACGATATTACCAAACCTTTACTTTGCGACTATTTTAACACCAGACTGGTTCGCAATGAAACGGTATTAGCACATATACACCACCTGTTTGTGAATGTTTACAAAAGAAAAGTAGCGCTGTCGGAAGCCAATATACGCCAGGCTGACCTGCCGGAAAGCTGTACCGTGTTGCATAACGAGCATGGGTCTGCTGCAGGGATGTGGTTTGAAACTGAAAACAGAAATGGAGAAAAAGTAATCGTCATTTCAATGCCGGGTGTTCCTTATGAGATGAAAAAAATACTGGTAAACGAAGCGCTACCAAGAATCACTGCTTATTTTGGTGGCGATATCGTAATTCACAAAGTATTATCAACTTTCGGAATGGGTGAATCGATGGTGGCTGAAAAACTAGCTACTCTTGAAAGCCAGCTGCCGTCTTATATCAAACTTGCCTATCTCCCTGGCTATGGTATGGTCAAACTAAGATTAACCGGGAGAGGTAATGACCGCATTCAGCTGGAAGAAGAAATGAGCCGGTTCTACCAGCAACTGAAAGCTCCTTTAAAGCATATTACCATCGCTGAAAATGACGATACACTGGAGATGATCATCGGCCAGCTGTTGCAGAAACAACAAAAAAAAATGGCTACAGCGGAAAGCTGCACAGGCGGTTACATTGCGCATCTGATCACCAGCCTGCCTAAATCTTCATCCCATTTTAACGGATCGGCAGTCACCTATAATAACAAGGCCAAAGAAAACATACTGGGCGTCAACCACGAAACCCTGGAAACACAGGGGGCGGTAAGTGAAGAAACGGCCATTCAAATGGTAGCAGGAGCTCTTGAAAGGTTTGATGCCGATTATGCCCTGGCCACCACCGGCATTATGGGACCTGCCTCCGACAACGATGAAAAGCCCGTGGGAACGGTATGGATAGCTGCGGGAAACCGGCAACACATAGTAACCAAACAACTAAACCTGGGTTACGACCGGCAACGCAACATCCAAAGTACCGCCCTTCAGGCTTTGAACCTGTTGAGGAAATTTGTTATTGACCAGGGAGGTAAAGAATAA
- a CDS encoding dihydrolipoamide acetyltransferase family protein — MAIVDLVMPKLGESIMEATILKWVKNVGDIVKMDETILEIATDKVDSEVPSTAEGVITELLFKENDVVPIDAVIARIETSGRESAATPVIIEAAQPLTENVITEEIKETPAEIVATQIKKEVKSHTGKFYSPLVLNIAAQESIPLSELERIEGTGNDGRVTKNDLLDYIASRSKKEVSLPVKAVSNETTAGASSSYSSPATQSSGNLEIIEMDRMRKLIAEHMVRSVQTSPHVTSFSEADVTNIVLWRDSVKSSFQQREGTKITFMPLFIEAIVRCIKKFPLINSSVDGDKIIIKKDINIGMAAALPNGNLIVPVIKNADQLNLVGLTKQVNHLADAARNSKLKPDDTQGATFTLTNVGTFGSLMGTPIINQPQVAIMAVGAIKKRPVVIETPHGDSIAIRHMMYISMSYDHRIIDGSLGATFVTAVAKELENFQPPAL, encoded by the coding sequence ATGGCAATAGTTGATCTGGTAATGCCTAAACTAGGCGAAAGCATAATGGAAGCAACCATTTTAAAATGGGTTAAAAATGTGGGCGATATCGTAAAAATGGATGAAACCATTTTAGAGATTGCCACGGATAAAGTGGACAGCGAAGTGCCCAGTACTGCCGAAGGCGTAATAACAGAGTTATTGTTTAAAGAAAATGACGTTGTTCCCATAGATGCTGTGATAGCCAGGATAGAGACCTCTGGCCGCGAATCGGCAGCAACTCCTGTTATTATAGAAGCAGCTCAACCGCTGACAGAAAATGTCATTACTGAAGAAATAAAAGAAACACCTGCAGAAATAGTAGCTACCCAAATAAAAAAAGAGGTAAAATCCCATACAGGAAAGTTTTACTCACCATTAGTACTAAACATAGCAGCACAGGAAAGCATTCCTCTCAGTGAACTGGAGCGAATAGAAGGTACCGGTAACGATGGTCGTGTTACTAAAAATGATTTACTGGATTATATAGCCAGTCGCAGTAAAAAAGAGGTTTCACTGCCTGTGAAAGCAGTAAGCAATGAAACAACTGCAGGTGCTTCGTCCTCTTACAGCAGCCCGGCTACCCAATCAAGCGGAAATCTAGAGATAATCGAAATGGACCGTATGCGCAAGCTTATAGCCGAGCATATGGTACGCAGCGTACAAACCAGCCCGCATGTTACCAGCTTCAGCGAAGCAGATGTTACCAATATTGTATTGTGGCGCGACTCTGTAAAAAGTAGTTTCCAGCAAAGGGAAGGCACCAAGATCACTTTTATGCCTTTGTTCATTGAAGCAATTGTAAGATGTATCAAAAAATTTCCGTTAATCAACAGTTCGGTGGATGGAGATAAGATCATTATCAAGAAAGATATCAATATAGGCATGGCAGCAGCGCTGCCTAACGGTAACCTGATTGTACCCGTTATTAAAAATGCAGACCAGCTAAACCTTGTAGGGTTAACCAAACAGGTAAATCACCTGGCAGATGCTGCCCGAAACAGTAAACTCAAGCCTGACGATACACAAGGTGCTACTTTCACGCTAACTAATGTAGGCACCTTTGGCAGCCTGATGGGTACGCCTATTATCAATCAGCCACAGGTAGCCATTATGGCCGTGGGCGCCATTAAAAAGCGCCCTGTAGTAATAGAAACCCCTCATGGAGATAGTATTGCTATTCGTCATATGATGTATATCAGCATGAGTTACGATCACAGGATTATAGATGGGAGCCTTGGCGCTACTTTTGTTACCGCAGTAGCGAAAGAGCTGGAAAACTTCCAACCTCCGGCATTATAA
- a CDS encoding ATP-binding protein codes for MSKFIGRKYELNILQESLGNRNSELIAIYGRRRVGKTFLVR; via the coding sequence ATGTCTAAATTCATCGGTAGAAAATACGAGCTGAATATACTTCAGGAATCGCTGGGCAACAGAAATTCTGAGTTAATCGCTATTTACGGCAGAAGACGTGTTGGGAAAACTTTCCTGGTCAGATAG
- a CDS encoding AAA family ATPase, protein MVFEISGLYNGNMNDQIRNFTHEIHRRDRGLKSESPLDWLAAFSLLETYLNKLKKPGKKVIFIDEFPWIATARSKFLMAFENFWNHYCTKRKDLIVVICGSAASYMIQKIIKNKGGLHNRITRQIRLLPFTLGETQQFLKSRGIDYTLYDITQIYMAMGGVPHYLEKLSKGASVAQNIDRLCFEKDGTLRTEFNQLYASLFDDSEKHLTIIKTLANSNKGITRLQLAGQSGIASGGDLSLKLEELIESGFISEYPYYGNKKQLTLYRLSDEYSKFYLKFIQNNRNSGSGTWQKLYKSSSFVSWAGFSFETLCLKHISQIKKALRIDAIFSTNSSWFNDVAQIDLLINRDDNIMNQCEIKFYNTPFTIDKRYYLNLKHKTAALQQATQTRKNIFITMITTFGLNTNKYSNELVQNNIKLEDLFAD, encoded by the coding sequence ATGGTGTTTGAAATTAGTGGCTTATATAACGGCAATATGAACGACCAGATCAGGAACTTCACCCATGAAATTCATAGAAGAGACCGGGGCCTTAAATCAGAAAGTCCCTTAGACTGGCTGGCAGCTTTTTCTTTACTGGAAACATACCTGAATAAACTTAAGAAGCCCGGCAAAAAGGTAATTTTTATCGATGAGTTCCCCTGGATAGCAACCGCAAGGTCAAAGTTCCTGATGGCATTTGAAAACTTCTGGAACCATTATTGCACCAAACGAAAAGACCTGATAGTCGTTATCTGTGGTTCAGCAGCGTCTTATATGATACAAAAAATCATAAAAAATAAGGGAGGCTTACATAACAGAATAACACGACAGATCAGGTTGCTGCCTTTCACGCTGGGAGAAACACAGCAATTTTTAAAAAGCCGGGGTATTGACTATACGTTGTATGATATTACCCAGATTTATATGGCAATGGGCGGTGTTCCTCACTACCTCGAAAAACTTAGCAAAGGAGCCAGTGTGGCACAGAATATAGATCGCCTTTGCTTTGAAAAGGATGGAACTTTAAGAACCGAATTTAATCAATTGTATGCCTCCCTTTTTGACGATTCAGAGAAACATCTTACTATAATTAAAACCCTTGCCAACTCCAACAAAGGTATAACAAGGCTGCAACTGGCCGGGCAAAGTGGTATTGCCAGCGGCGGCGATCTTTCTTTAAAACTTGAAGAACTGATAGAATCGGGGTTTATAAGCGAATACCCTTACTATGGCAATAAAAAGCAGCTTACTCTTTACCGGCTATCCGATGAGTATTCAAAATTTTATCTGAAGTTTATACAAAACAACCGGAATAGCGGTTCCGGAACCTGGCAGAAATTGTACAAAAGTTCTTCCTTTGTTTCATGGGCCGGTTTCAGCTTTGAAACGCTTTGCCTGAAACATATCAGCCAGATAAAAAAAGCATTAAGAATTGACGCCATTTTCTCTACCAACAGCAGCTGGTTTAATGATGTAGCACAAATAGACCTTTTAATCAACAGGGATGATAATATTATGAACCAGTGTGAGATAAAATTCTACAACACTCCTTTTACCATTGACAAACGATACTACCTGAACCTGAAGCATAAGACCGCGGCCCTGCAACAGGCTACCCAAACCCGGAAAAACATTTTCATTACGATGATTACCACATTCGGACTAAACACAAATAAGTATAGTAATGAATTAGTACAAAATAACATTAAGCTGGAAGACCTCTTTGCAGACTAA
- a CDS encoding DMT family transporter has translation MRKSFFQLHIAVLLAGFTGVLGRLITLNEGLIVWYRLLITAITLWMLFYATKRIQKIPLKDIWYLTGAGFISALHWVFFYASIKYGNVSIALVCFSVISFFSSILEPLINRVRINRTELLFGLMNVLGIWLIFHFDTTYKLGIALGLVAAFFGALFPILLKLKLGRINMQTVLTWQMTGGFLTLSLVMPFYLQAFPVESLLPSLSDFLWLLVLAWVCSVIAFQFSMNALKKLSAFTVNLSYSVEPVYGILMAFLLFKENQVLNKGFYFGTAIIMCTLVLHMILLRRNNKRMAAPA, from the coding sequence ATGAGAAAATCTTTTTTTCAATTACATATAGCTGTGTTACTGGCAGGATTTACAGGAGTTTTAGGACGTTTAATTACACTTAATGAAGGACTTATTGTTTGGTATCGTCTGCTTATTACAGCCATTACCTTGTGGATGCTTTTTTATGCCACTAAACGCATTCAGAAAATACCATTGAAAGATATCTGGTATTTAACCGGAGCTGGTTTTATAAGCGCCTTGCATTGGGTGTTTTTTTATGCTTCTATAAAATATGGAAATGTTTCTATAGCCCTGGTTTGTTTTTCGGTGATCAGCTTTTTTTCTTCTATTTTAGAACCTTTGATTAACAGGGTTCGAATCAACCGGACAGAATTACTGTTCGGGTTGATGAATGTATTAGGGATTTGGTTGATCTTTCATTTTGATACCACCTACAAATTAGGGATTGCCCTGGGTTTAGTGGCCGCATTTTTTGGAGCACTTTTTCCTATTTTATTAAAGCTAAAACTAGGCCGGATCAATATGCAGACAGTGCTTACCTGGCAAATGACAGGCGGCTTTCTAACACTTTCCCTGGTGATGCCGTTTTATCTTCAGGCCTTCCCGGTGGAAAGCCTGCTCCCATCATTGAGTGATTTTTTGTGGTTATTGGTATTGGCCTGGGTTTGCTCTGTTATTGCGTTTCAGTTTTCAATGAATGCATTAAAAAAGTTATCTGCATTTACAGTAAATCTTTCCTATAGTGTAGAGCCTGTATACGGTATTCTTATGGCCTTTTTGTTGTTTAAAGAAAACCAGGTTCTGAATAAAGGATTTTATTTTGGTACTGCCATAATCATGTGCACACTGGTATTACATATGATACTGTTGCGAAGAAATAATAAAAGAATGGCAGCGCCTGCATAG